ATACTCTTTTTCCTTTTTCCAGTTTACATATTTTGATTTATCCTTTAGCTCATTTAATACATTTAATCCAACTGGCTTATCCCAGTATTTACATTCTCCAAATAAAATTTCATTTTCCCCCAAAGCAACGATATTTATTTCTTTATCTTTATCCCACCATCTACCTATCTTCTGAATAGGAAAGGGTAAATTGGCTTTATTTAAAAGATATTCCATAGCCACTTTTTTAAACACAAATGATACATAATAGTCAAATTCAGATTCTATTTTCTCAAGCACAAAATCATACCTTTCTGTTTCAAGATAGCTTTGATACGGAAACACATATCTAAACCAGAAATTAAAAAAGTTATCTTTTATAAAGTAAAGCCCTTTTTTGCTTTTTGATGGGTTCTCTTCTGTTACAGGAATTTGTCTTTCTATTATCTCAAGCTCTATCAGTTTTTCTATGAAAGATGTGAGGTTTTTTGTTTCTATCCCAAGTTTTGATGCTATTTTTCCTATTTTATGTTCTCCTTGAGATATTACCTGTAGTATGGAAAAATATGTGATTGGTTCCCTGACTTCATCTTTTAAAATGAATTTTGGTTCTTCATACAAAAAGCTGTTTTTATCAAGTATGTTTTCTTTTAGGTTTTCAAAAATATCTTTTTCTTCACCAAAAAATTCTATATATTTAGGAATTCCTCCTATTACACTGTAAAATTGTAGTAATTTATCATTATTCTCTAAATTGAAAAACTTCTTAAAGTTGAAAAAATTCATTGGCTGTAGCTTTATTTGTGCCGTTCTTCTTCCGTAAAGGGGACTTGAATAATTTAAAGATATGTTATACATAAGGCTTATTAATGAACCTGAAAGTATTAGCATTACATTTTTATTTTTGAGTGTTGTATCCCAGATAGATTGAAAGATAGAAGGAATAGCTTTATTTACTTTTGCAAGATATTGAAATTCGTCTATCGCTATTATTAGTTTTTGTTTATGTTCTTTTTGAAAGATGTACTTGAATAATGTTTCCCAATCGTTTATCTCAATTGATTTTAATAATTCATCTCTCAAACTTTCAGCTACAACATTTTTAAATCTCTCTATCTGGAGTTTTTCATTTTGTAAGTCTGCCAGAAAATATATTGAAGGTTTATTTTCTATAAATTTCTCTATAAGGGTAGTTTTACCCGTTCTTCTTCTTCCGTATACGATAACAAAGGAAGAATTTTTTTTCTTATATTCTTTCTCTAAAGTTTAAGTTCTTTTTCTCTGTTTATAAACTTCATAAATCACCAATATTCGTTTTTAGATTATTATAATATAGAAACGAAAAATAAAAAATCAAAACAAAATCTTTTTGCAAAAGCAAATATGATGACGTTTATTAATTGATAAACAAGGACGAAACCAAAACTGTCTTTATATTCTCTGTCTAAAATTGTGGAGCTTTTTTTGAAATCCCTATCTAAAGAACCGTCCCCAAGAGGGTTAACTCCTAATGTAAAAAAGCTAAAAGGAATACTAAAGAAAAAAGTTACTGAAGAAGGCTATAAGAAATATTTAGAGGAAAAATACCTATGATGTTTTTTTATTTCACAATTCCAATAAGCTTTCTTAATTTTTCTATCTGGTCTCTCAGTTCTGCCGCTTTTTCAAATTCCCAGTTTTCTGCAGCTTCCCACATCTCCTTTTCTAAACTTTCTATTTTTTTCATCAGATCTTCTTCATTTTCTATATCATCAGGCACAACCTCATAAAGCTCATAAATTCCTATCTCTTCAAGGGATATAAGCTCTTTTATATCTTTTGATACAGTTTTAGGCGTAATACCATGTTTTTTGTTGTATTCCATCTGTAATCTTCTTCTTCTCTCTGTTTCCTGTATGGCTTTTTCCATAGCAGGAGTAATAGTATCTGCATACAGAATAGCTTTCCCATTTACATTTCTTGCTGCTCTTCCTATTATCTGAATAAGAGCTGTTGTTGATCGTAAAAATCCCTGTTTATCGGCATCTAATACAGCGACAAGAGAAACCTCAGGCATATCAATCCCTTCTCTAAGTAAGTTTACACCTACG
This genomic stretch from Persephonella hydrogeniphila harbors:
- a CDS encoding ATP-binding protein, encoding MVYGRRRTGKTTLIEKFIENKPSIYFLADLQNEKLQIERFKNVVAESLRDELLKSIEINDWETLFKYIFQKEHKQKLIIAIDEFQYLAKVNKAIPSIFQSIWDTTLKNKNVMLILSGSLISLMYNISLNYSSPLYGRRTAQIKLQPMNFFNFKKFFNLENNDKLLQFYSVIGGIPKYIEFFGEEKDIFENLKENILDKNSFLYEEPKFILKDEVREPITYFSILQVISQGEHKIGKIASKLGIETKNLTSFIEKLIELEIIERQIPVTEENPSKSKKGLYFIKDNFFNFWFRYVFPYQSYLETERYDFVLEKIESEFDYYVSFVFKKVAMEYLLNKANLPFPIQKIGRWWDKDKEINIVALGENEILFGECKYWDKPVGLNVLNELKDKSKYVNWKKEKEYFAIFSRKGFTQDLIKKAKNKKNIYLFSLEGF
- a CDS encoding DUF6364 family protein, which produces MVELFLKSLSKEPSPRGLTPNVKKLKGILKKKVTEEGYKKYLEEKYL